In Candidatus Zixiibacteriota bacterium, one DNA window encodes the following:
- a CDS encoding GNAT family N-acetyltransferase, translated as MTYLVSADDIGADQLRGFFERWPKKPSPETHLRLLRASYRVVLALDAATDQVVGYITAVSDGILSAYIPLLEVLPRYRNMGIGRELVQRMLSLLGEFYMVDLVCDRKHQAGYEKLGFRPGSAMMIRRFERQSGKD; from the coding sequence ATAACATATCTCGTTTCGGCCGATGACATCGGCGCCGACCAACTCCGTGGTTTCTTCGAGCGTTGGCCGAAGAAGCCTTCGCCCGAGACGCATTTGCGCCTCCTCAGGGCAAGCTACCGGGTGGTGCTGGCCCTGGATGCCGCCACAGATCAGGTTGTCGGCTACATCACTGCCGTCAGCGACGGCATCCTGAGCGCGTATATTCCGCTGCTCGAAGTCCTGCCTCGGTACCGGAACATGGGAATAGGACGGGAGTTGGTCCAACGAATGCTGTCCCTTCTCGGGGAGTTCTACATGGTCGATCTGGTGTGCGACCGAAAGCATCAGGCCGGTTATGAAAAGCTCGGTTTTCGTCCCGGGTCGGCCATGATGATCCGGAGGTTTGAGCGGCAGTCTGGCAAAGACTAG
- a CDS encoding S46 family peptidase, translating into MFARLTSFRVIIISFGFVAASVLADEGMWPLYDLHKLPWDSLRARGLELTQEQIFDGKGGGVAAAVVDAGSTGSFVSSDGLIITNHHVAFGAIQRHSTVEHNYLRDGFYAPTHDKEIPASGYHARVLIGVEDVTKRVVKGLKATMSDVDRHKAVEKATKQIIKEKEKPGETQCEVAEMFGGRQYVLYTFLDIRDVRIVYVPPDAIGNFGGDIDNWMWPRHVGDFSFLRAYSGPDGRPADFASENIPFHPKVFLPIDGDGVKEGDLTFIIGNPGHTDRYESYSSFKFRLEEYLPKAVQSMQDRIDILHKAGQSDSALALRLEAKISGISNYLKKFQGMLSGYAHTHALARKRSQEDSLLAFLSRDASLQAKYAGTLPGLDSLFEEQRKLWAKDYALGTLKSSGDLFSMAGYLYKLAVEREKPDMERQPGYQNRDTSETRGWLERAQINLVPRVDKETFKYAIKRALELPSDKRISAIDNMFAAKSDSEISASLDSMYANTKVGDRDARMAMFRMTRGELEKLHDPFIDLAIVLKPESDAQLERSKAFDGAEKRLKPLLVEAYEAWRKDALYPDANGTTRINFGEVKGYSPGDAVQYSYATTVKGIMEKETGQDPFVVPSELKQTYYAGEHGPYFDAHIGDVPVNFISTNDGTNGNSGSPLLNGRGELVGLDFDTNYEGVGGDYLYDPSMKRAIAVDMRYMLYIIDRVYHLDGLLKELTVRYHDGKTPQMGSR; encoded by the coding sequence ATGTTTGCTCGCCTGACGTCATTCCGTGTCATTATCATTTCATTTGGCTTTGTGGCTGCATCGGTGCTGGCCGATGAAGGGATGTGGCCGTTGTACGACCTGCACAAACTGCCGTGGGATAGCCTTCGGGCGCGCGGTCTGGAGCTCACCCAGGAACAGATCTTCGACGGCAAAGGGGGCGGCGTGGCAGCGGCTGTTGTCGATGCCGGTTCCACCGGTTCGTTTGTCTCATCCGATGGCCTGATCATTACCAATCACCACGTGGCGTTCGGAGCGATCCAGCGGCACAGCACGGTGGAGCACAACTATCTTCGCGACGGTTTCTATGCGCCGACCCATGACAAGGAGATCCCGGCGTCCGGGTATCACGCCCGTGTCCTCATCGGCGTGGAAGATGTCACCAAGCGAGTGGTCAAGGGACTCAAGGCAACAATGAGTGATGTCGACCGGCACAAAGCGGTCGAGAAGGCAACGAAGCAGATCATCAAGGAGAAGGAGAAGCCCGGCGAGACGCAGTGTGAGGTGGCCGAGATGTTCGGCGGCAGACAGTATGTTCTCTACACTTTCCTGGATATCCGCGACGTTCGTATCGTGTATGTGCCTCCCGACGCGATTGGGAATTTCGGCGGCGATATCGACAACTGGATGTGGCCGCGGCACGTTGGGGATTTCTCATTTCTGAGGGCCTATAGTGGTCCTGATGGCCGCCCGGCGGATTTCGCGTCGGAGAATATACCGTTTCATCCGAAAGTCTTCCTGCCTATTGACGGCGACGGAGTCAAGGAAGGGGATTTGACGTTCATAATCGGCAATCCCGGCCATACCGATCGGTATGAGAGTTACTCGAGTTTCAAGTTCCGTTTGGAAGAATACCTGCCAAAAGCGGTCCAGTCGATGCAGGATCGGATAGATATTCTCCACAAGGCTGGTCAGTCCGATTCCGCCCTGGCGCTCAGGCTCGAAGCGAAGATCAGCGGCATCAGCAATTATCTGAAGAAGTTTCAGGGCATGCTGTCGGGCTATGCGCACACCCATGCCCTGGCCAGGAAACGGTCGCAGGAAGATTCGTTGCTGGCGTTTTTGTCGCGCGATGCATCCCTGCAGGCCAAATATGCCGGTACGCTGCCGGGGCTGGACAGCCTGTTCGAGGAACAACGAAAGCTATGGGCCAAAGACTATGCCCTTGGGACGCTCAAATCGAGCGGCGACCTTTTTTCGATGGCCGGCTATCTGTACAAACTGGCGGTAGAGCGGGAGAAGCCCGACATGGAGCGGCAGCCGGGGTACCAGAATCGGGACACTTCCGAGACTCGCGGTTGGCTCGAACGGGCTCAGATCAACCTGGTTCCTAGGGTGGACAAGGAGACATTCAAGTACGCAATCAAGCGGGCACTGGAGCTTCCGTCCGATAAGCGTATTTCTGCCATCGACAACATGTTTGCGGCGAAGAGCGACTCGGAAATCAGTGCCAGTCTCGACAGTATGTATGCGAATACCAAAGTCGGGGATCGGGATGCGCGCATGGCCATGTTCCGCATGACCCGGGGCGAATTGGAAAAACTGCACGATCCGTTTATCGATCTCGCCATCGTCCTGAAGCCGGAATCCGATGCCCAGCTTGAGCGGAGCAAAGCGTTTGACGGAGCTGAGAAACGGCTCAAACCTCTCCTGGTGGAGGCGTATGAAGCGTGGCGAAAGGATGCACTGTACCCGGATGCCAACGGTACCACCCGAATCAATTTCGGCGAAGTGAAGGGGTATTCACCCGGTGACGCCGTTCAGTACAGCTATGCGACAACGGTTAAGGGGATCATGGAGAAGGAAACCGGCCAGGACCCGTTCGTGGTGCCGTCGGAACTCAAGCAGACTTATTATGCAGGGGAGCACGGCCCTTACTTCGATGCGCATATTGGGGATGTGCCGGTTAATTTCATATCGACGAATGATGGCACCAATGGAAATTCGGGCAGCCCGCTCCTGAACGGGAGAGGGGAACTGGTCGGGCTCGACTTTGACACCAACTACGAAGGGGTCGGCGGCGACTACTTGTACGATCCGTCAATGAAACGGGCGATCGCGGTGGATATGCGGTACATGCTCTATATCATTGACCGGGTGTACCATCTGGACGGCCTGCTCAAGGAGCTGACGGTACGGTATCACGACGGCAAGACTCCGCAAATGGGGTCCCGATAA
- a CDS encoding DUF1858 domain-containing protein — protein MSPYMRRFIYASLFYLATATLFGILNGTTSIGYFGQFAHTHFNLLGFMSMMVFGIGYFILSRFNGTDLRFPSWVGTHFWIGNASLLGMVLFRGLAVETGSELFQGMFILSAALQAISVFMFVINIWLSLAPRQQTSTVADQASPTRVELPTGRPVPVTMPTHISSITITSSTPVADLIDWMPSAKDILIGAGLTSLALPGHLDKVRAMGVTLGMACRNHGIDFEILKADLEAGQENLASSGSTGKPTRPEVSGETMIGDVLQKFPRARTLFQQYFGDGCFDCPGQAYESVEMACRMHGVEPQKFLRELNQLVA, from the coding sequence ATGAGCCCATATATGCGACGGTTTATCTATGCCTCGCTCTTCTACCTTGCGACGGCCACGCTGTTCGGCATACTGAACGGCACCACGAGCATCGGTTATTTCGGGCAGTTCGCCCACACACACTTCAATTTGCTCGGCTTTATGTCCATGATGGTGTTCGGGATCGGCTATTTCATCCTGTCGAGATTCAACGGCACCGATCTGCGCTTTCCTTCCTGGGTTGGTACCCATTTCTGGATCGGCAATGCCAGTTTGCTCGGCATGGTACTGTTTCGTGGACTCGCGGTTGAGACCGGCTCAGAACTGTTCCAAGGCATGTTCATCCTCTCGGCTGCGTTGCAGGCGATCTCGGTGTTCATGTTCGTGATCAACATCTGGCTCAGCCTCGCCCCACGCCAACAGACGTCAACCGTGGCCGATCAGGCAAGTCCGACCCGTGTCGAGTTGCCGACAGGCAGACCTGTCCCGGTCACTATGCCGACTCACATCTCTTCCATCACCATCACGTCGAGTACACCGGTTGCGGACCTGATCGACTGGATGCCCTCGGCAAAAGATATCCTGATTGGCGCCGGGCTGACGTCGCTGGCGCTGCCGGGACATCTGGACAAAGTCCGCGCGATGGGAGTGACGCTTGGCATGGCCTGTCGCAATCACGGAATCGATTTTGAGATATTGAAAGCGGACCTCGAGGCCGGGCAGGAGAACTTGGCTTCGTCAGGTTCAACGGGCAAGCCGACCCGGCCCGAGGTTTCCGGTGAAACCATGATCGGTGATGTGCTGCAGAAGTTCCCCCGGGCTCGCACCCTTTTCCAGCAGTACTTTGGCGATGGCTGCTTCGATTGCCCCGGTCAGGCATATGAATCAGTCGAGATGGCTTGCCGAATGCACGGCGTGGAGCCACAGAAGTTCTTACGGGAACTCAATCAACTGGTGGCTTGA
- a CDS encoding response regulator, translating to MSYKIKIQTARVLVIDDEPEITDIVETFLTEAGYTVTVENSPRSAVAKAKQFKPEVVILDIMMPDVDGYQICQDMKQEPTLANVPIIFLTGKDRNDDMGRSFKVGGDMFIKKPFSCERLLEIVNIVVMSTSRH from the coding sequence ATGTCATACAAGATCAAGATCCAGACCGCCAGAGTGTTGGTGATCGACGATGAACCCGAGATCACGGATATAGTCGAGACGTTTCTGACCGAAGCCGGTTATACGGTAACGGTGGAGAACAGTCCACGCAGCGCAGTTGCCAAGGCCAAGCAGTTCAAACCCGAAGTGGTCATCCTGGATATCATGATGCCGGATGTTGATGGTTACCAGATCTGCCAGGACATGAAGCAGGAACCGACATTGGCCAACGTACCGATCATTTTTCTGACCGGCAAAGATCGTAACGATGACATGGGGCGCTCGTTCAAAGTGGGCGGGGATATGTTCATCAAGAAGCCGTTCTCCTGTGAGCGGCTGCTTGAGATCGTCAATATCGTGGTGATGTCCACCTCGCGCCACTAA
- the smpB gene encoding SsrA-binding protein SmpB, whose protein sequence is MSTEKHEIKVIARNRKARHDYAIEETIEAGIELRGSEVKSIREGKINLSDSYAVVDNGQVILRNLHISPYKMASREQPDPLRPRRLLLHRKEIRKLFAKTEQKGMTLVPLTVYFKGKHAKIELGIGVGRKKYDKRQVIAEAEAKQRISRATRKDLD, encoded by the coding sequence GTGAGCACTGAAAAACACGAAATCAAGGTGATCGCCCGCAATCGCAAGGCACGCCACGATTATGCTATCGAAGAAACCATCGAAGCCGGCATTGAGTTGAGGGGCTCGGAGGTGAAGTCGATCCGCGAGGGGAAGATCAACCTGTCCGACTCATACGCTGTAGTCGATAACGGGCAGGTGATCCTGCGGAATCTGCATATCAGTCCTTATAAGATGGCGTCTCGCGAACAACCGGACCCGCTCCGACCGAGACGGCTGCTCTTGCATCGCAAGGAAATTCGCAAGCTGTTCGCCAAGACGGAACAGAAAGGGATGACGCTTGTGCCCCTGACCGTCTATTTCAAGGGAAAGCACGCCAAAATCGAACTCGGCATCGGGGTAGGACGTAAGAAGTACGACAAGCGGCAGGTGATTGCCGAAGCTGAAGCCAAACAAAGGATCAGCCGCGCAACCCGCAAAGACCTCGATTGA
- a CDS encoding N-acetylmuramoyl-L-alanine amidase, whose protein sequence is MSKNFANVRILTLVMVAVATAFIQHAEAKVRLQVSGTVEQIDSYDDNGITYVSLSQLADELEGTLEWVMLGHQVSYTVNGTRFIFLIGSPFFRANDSVFNMTYPALYRDGQLFVSPLTFTLFLDRVLPEKITWNNDDQTLRVDSEYFNVTDLSIQAKSNGLLIELFLSEAMPYDVFVTEGNWVNISIRDASLNIARIESRKDDRYLIAVRAHQETGVGQVSLQLRRAVKGWHHKLVNDPPRIQISIPDVAFTADSIVTPPKLGPDNKIDVIVIDPGHGGQDYGAIGPKGTREKDVTLAIARHLSDLIRKDKVFKVVMTRNSDKTLTLQERADIANSAGCDLFLSIHANASPQKNARGWNVFFLAPARNDSARAVEQLENSYFLRDATAAKNDDDNPDGPSPDNPIVNILNEMIMTEFQAESNDLALMIDKEFRKELETPSRGVDQAGFFVLNNVFTPSVLIETAFISNAGEERLLKQSDFQKQVAGAVYAAVKRFKAKYESK, encoded by the coding sequence ATGTCAAAGAATTTCGCTAACGTCAGAATCCTGACCCTTGTCATGGTGGCTGTTGCCACCGCTTTCATTCAGCACGCAGAAGCCAAAGTGCGCCTGCAGGTCTCCGGAACGGTCGAGCAGATCGATTCGTACGATGACAACGGCATCACCTATGTGTCGCTGTCGCAACTGGCGGATGAACTCGAAGGTACGCTGGAATGGGTGATGCTCGGCCACCAGGTGAGCTATACGGTGAACGGCACCCGATTCATATTTCTGATTGGGTCCCCCTTCTTCCGCGCGAACGATTCGGTCTTCAACATGACCTACCCGGCACTGTATCGCGACGGCCAGTTATTCGTATCACCGTTGACATTCACTTTGTTTCTGGACCGCGTCCTGCCCGAAAAGATCACCTGGAACAACGATGATCAGACTTTGCGTGTCGATTCCGAGTACTTCAACGTCACCGATCTCTCGATCCAGGCGAAATCCAACGGCCTCCTGATCGAGTTGTTTCTGTCCGAGGCGATGCCGTACGATGTTTTCGTCACCGAGGGAAACTGGGTGAACATCTCCATCCGGGATGCTTCCCTGAACATAGCCAGGATCGAATCGCGGAAAGATGACCGGTATCTGATCGCCGTCAGAGCGCACCAGGAAACGGGGGTCGGCCAGGTGTCGCTGCAATTGCGAAGAGCGGTCAAGGGATGGCACCACAAGCTGGTGAACGACCCGCCGCGCATACAGATTTCCATCCCCGATGTCGCTTTCACCGCTGACTCGATCGTCACCCCGCCAAAACTCGGCCCCGATAACAAGATCGATGTTATTGTGATCGACCCCGGTCACGGCGGTCAGGACTATGGCGCGATTGGACCGAAAGGCACGCGGGAGAAAGACGTCACGCTGGCTATCGCCCGACACCTGTCCGATCTGATCCGGAAGGATAAGGTCTTCAAGGTAGTGATGACTCGCAACAGCGACAAGACGCTCACGTTGCAGGAACGGGCGGACATCGCCAACAGCGCCGGCTGTGACCTGTTTCTGTCCATCCACGCCAACGCTTCGCCGCAGAAAAACGCCCGCGGCTGGAACGTGTTTTTTCTGGCGCCGGCCCGAAACGATTCGGCCAGAGCCGTCGAGCAACTCGAAAACAGCTACTTCCTCCGGGATGCCACCGCTGCGAAGAACGACGATGACAATCCCGACGGCCCGTCCCCCGACAACCCGATCGTCAACATTCTCAATGAGATGATCATGACCGAGTTCCAGGCGGAGTCGAACGACCTGGCCCTGATGATCGACAAGGAGTTCCGTAAAGAACTGGAAACACCGTCGCGGGGCGTTGACCAGGCCGGGTTTTTCGTTCTGAACAACGTGTTTACTCCTTCCGTGCTGATCGAGACCGCGTTCATCTCCAACGCTGGAGAAGAACGGTTATTGAAACAGTCTGATTTCCAGAAACAGGTCGCCGGAGCCGTCTATGCGGCGGTGAAGCGTTTCAAGGCTAAGTATGAAAGCAAATAG
- the murI gene encoding glutamate racemase → MDAPVGVFDSGVGGLTVAKELFKLLPQEDVVYFGDVGRSPYGGRSKEIITTFTHQDVAFLMEHRVKYIVCACNTASSVALDDVSKNYPVKMIGVIEPGAKAAMERTKTGRIGVIGTVATVTSNAYARTIHDLDAKVKVFSLACPLFVPLAEEGYINKEATYMIARDYLKTMKDVDVDTLILGCTHYPLLKHVIADVMGDKVHLIDSGEETAKVAYRQLVEEQLLSSRNSQRPGLVGEHKFFVSDVPEKFSQVATRFLGELVDNITRVDISRY, encoded by the coding sequence ATGGATGCACCCGTAGGCGTATTCGACTCCGGTGTCGGCGGACTAACCGTCGCCAAAGAGCTGTTCAAACTCCTGCCACAGGAGGATGTGGTCTATTTCGGCGATGTCGGTCGCTCGCCATACGGAGGCCGCTCAAAGGAGATTATCACCACGTTCACGCATCAGGACGTGGCGTTCCTGATGGAACACCGGGTCAAGTATATCGTCTGTGCGTGCAACACGGCGTCGTCGGTGGCACTCGATGATGTCAGCAAAAACTACCCGGTCAAAATGATTGGTGTTATCGAACCCGGGGCGAAGGCTGCAATGGAACGGACCAAAACCGGGCGAATTGGCGTGATCGGCACAGTTGCGACAGTTACCTCCAACGCCTATGCGCGGACTATCCATGACCTGGACGCTAAGGTGAAAGTGTTCTCATTGGCCTGTCCCCTCTTTGTACCACTGGCTGAGGAAGGGTATATCAACAAAGAGGCAACATACATGATCGCACGCGATTATCTGAAAACGATGAAGGATGTCGATGTTGACACCCTGATTCTGGGCTGCACGCACTACCCGCTGCTCAAACATGTCATCGCTGATGTCATGGGGGACAAAGTCCACCTTATCGATAGCGGTGAGGAGACCGCGAAAGTTGCATACCGGCAATTGGTCGAAGAGCAACTTCTAAGCTCCCGCAATTCCCAGCGTCCCGGTCTGGTCGGCGAACACAAGTTTTTTGTCAGCGATGTCCCGGAGAAATTCTCCCAGGTCGCCACGCGTTTCCTCGGGGAGTTGGTGGATAATATTACCAGAGTGGACATAAGCAGGTATTGA
- a CDS encoding XTP/dITP diphosphatase → MQLVLATNNKDKITEIKHLLDDLPVTILTADDFLEFPDPEETGATLEENAILKARATAEFTDLPALADDSGLEVDALDGAPGVFSSRYAGDNVTYRDNYLKLLDTLKGVPTQRRTARFRCIIAIVWEDMTIETVEGVAEGLIAENVVGDKGFGYDPVFFYPPLNKRFSEMSLDEKNLVSHRGKALQEARTVIINRLNARR, encoded by the coding sequence ATGCAGCTCGTCCTCGCCACCAATAACAAAGACAAAATCACGGAGATCAAACATCTGCTCGATGATCTTCCGGTTACGATCCTGACCGCTGACGACTTTCTCGAGTTCCCCGACCCCGAAGAAACCGGCGCTACGCTCGAAGAAAACGCCATTCTCAAAGCACGCGCCACTGCCGAATTCACGGATCTGCCGGCTTTAGCCGATGACAGCGGGCTCGAAGTCGACGCGCTCGACGGCGCTCCGGGCGTATTCTCATCACGCTATGCCGGTGACAATGTCACCTATCGCGATAATTATCTAAAGCTTCTCGATACCCTAAAGGGTGTCCCAACACAAAGGCGAACGGCACGATTCCGCTGCATCATTGCGATCGTTTGGGAAGACATGACTATTGAGACCGTGGAAGGGGTAGCCGAGGGGTTGATCGCCGAGAATGTTGTCGGGGACAAGGGGTTCGGCTACGATCCGGTCTTTTTCTACCCACCGCTCAATAAACGTTTTTCCGAGATGTCGCTTGATGAAAAGAATCTCGTGAGCCACCGCGGGAAGGCGCTTCAGGAAGCACGAACCGTTATCATTAACCGACTCAACGCCCGCCGCTGA
- a CDS encoding multiheme c-type cytochrome, with product MKSKLLLVPALVVISALLIYGYWSNLINWMMPSDSRPGKITFAVEKVTPDQFETLAAKLNTEFRGEFKHIERFTKAGILAYDGPKTCLACHEQITVKDAVTGQPKKVELMANLTSSVHYRFFSNEHPNVYGFNGVKADNFPMGKIDRPCPKPGSFAMTAWAEQVILPNGDTLSEGCGQCHIGGQYQTPLGEIMPGYRTLTEEEEAIDCLICHAVAYDMNKKQTVKDPNGLMRWEQDRSMLAAMSVTKPVSQACLRCHQHNLGGDIYIDSLDPSYMQSFRQLGHERPRIQHPGSKRGTPFSPSWDVHAAAGVSCIECHTTEGHYIAKGTHTTTMMANDLPATEVACENCHGVTPHKTNVEMADYLNSHIERIACQTCHIPSLHPDNATYRDFARPVFEEHPGIYIYDDTLKETAPGKGIVYVWWNGDATFLGNAIGDNPNGKNLYRFYNPMHVWPEYAQFDYAAWYEKTMRPIAKQGRPSKIYAMKLFNGRQHIDLQNMGPFGGMYVPYNLPTYFTTGDPDKAAAKELEKPMMAMMYGWMFKWYLMDKFMQFMEVDGWNGGAYVDAVQVKKVEPRWIPQDALLEISHAIRKDGALTCTNCHNSNGVLDFKALGYTDEETASLQESR from the coding sequence ATGAAAAGCAAGTTGTTGCTGGTGCCGGCTCTCGTAGTCATAAGTGCCTTGTTGATATACGGATACTGGTCGAATCTCATCAATTGGATGATGCCTTCCGATAGCCGCCCCGGCAAGATCACTTTTGCAGTTGAAAAAGTTACACCGGATCAGTTCGAGACGTTGGCCGCCAAACTGAATACAGAATTCAGGGGGGAGTTCAAGCATATCGAACGGTTCACGAAGGCGGGCATTCTGGCGTATGACGGCCCAAAAACCTGCCTCGCCTGCCACGAACAAATTACGGTCAAGGATGCAGTAACGGGACAGCCAAAGAAAGTCGAATTGATGGCCAATCTGACCAGTTCGGTGCATTACCGGTTCTTCAGCAACGAACACCCAAACGTGTACGGCTTCAACGGTGTCAAGGCCGACAATTTTCCCATGGGGAAGATCGACCGCCCGTGCCCGAAACCCGGATCGTTCGCTATGACTGCATGGGCTGAGCAGGTGATTCTCCCGAATGGGGATACCCTCTCCGAGGGGTGCGGTCAGTGTCATATTGGCGGTCAGTACCAAACGCCGCTTGGTGAGATCATGCCCGGCTACCGGACGCTCACAGAAGAAGAAGAAGCGATCGACTGCCTCATTTGTCACGCCGTCGCGTACGACATGAACAAAAAGCAGACTGTCAAAGATCCAAACGGACTGATGCGGTGGGAGCAGGACAGGTCGATGCTCGCGGCCATGAGCGTGACGAAACCGGTCTCGCAGGCCTGTCTGCGCTGCCATCAACACAATCTGGGTGGCGACATCTATATCGATTCGCTCGATCCAAGTTACATGCAGAGCTTCCGGCAACTCGGCCATGAGCGGCCCCGCATTCAACATCCGGGAAGCAAGCGCGGGACGCCGTTTTCGCCGTCATGGGACGTGCACGCGGCGGCCGGCGTTTCCTGCATAGAGTGCCATACTACAGAAGGGCACTACATTGCCAAAGGGACTCATACCACGACAATGATGGCCAACGATCTGCCGGCAACCGAGGTGGCCTGTGAAAACTGCCACGGAGTCACGCCTCACAAGACCAATGTCGAGATGGCGGATTACCTGAATAGTCATATCGAACGGATCGCCTGTCAGACCTGCCATATACCATCGCTGCATCCGGACAACGCCACTTACCGGGATTTTGCCAGGCCGGTCTTTGAAGAGCATCCGGGCATTTACATCTATGACGATACCCTGAAAGAAACTGCGCCGGGCAAGGGGATCGTTTACGTGTGGTGGAACGGCGATGCTACGTTTCTGGGGAACGCAATAGGGGATAATCCCAATGGCAAGAACTTGTATCGGTTTTACAATCCCATGCATGTGTGGCCGGAGTACGCGCAGTTCGACTACGCGGCCTGGTATGAGAAGACAATGCGCCCTATTGCGAAGCAGGGGAGACCGTCGAAAATATACGCGATGAAGTTGTTCAACGGGCGTCAGCATATCGACCTGCAAAACATGGGACCGTTCGGCGGCATGTATGTGCCGTACAATCTACCAACCTATTTCACCACCGGTGATCCTGACAAAGCGGCCGCAAAGGAACTGGAGAAGCCGATGATGGCCATGATGTACGGGTGGATGTTCAAATGGTACCTGATGGACAAGTTCATGCAGTTTATGGAAGTGGATGGTTGGAACGGCGGAGCGTACGTCGATGCCGTGCAGGTGAAGAAAGTCGAGCCGCGCTGGATTCCACAGGATGCGTTGCTCGAGATCAGTCACGCCATTCGCAAAGATGGCGCCTTGACCTGCACAAATTGCCATAACTCTAATGGCGTGCTCGATTTCAAAGCGCTGGGGTATACGGACGAGGAGACGGCGTCGCTGCAGGAATCGAGGTAG
- a CDS encoding ECF transporter S component translates to MSVAPRMIARVALFSALIYVLSWSTSYLPNINLIFFIVFTAGFVWGAVAGALVGAIGMALWTTLNPYGPAGLPVMVAQVVGAAASGPVGFIAAKADWRAMSNLRLLPWLVLAAIICTLAYYLPVNVVDAWIYQPFWPRFVVSMLWTLVSLGFNLLIFPLLFGVTRFLYLREHARL, encoded by the coding sequence ATGAGCGTAGCGCCGAGGATGATAGCCCGCGTGGCGCTCTTCTCGGCGTTGATATACGTCTTGTCCTGGAGCACCTCCTATCTGCCCAATATCAACCTGATATTCTTCATCGTGTTCACGGCTGGTTTTGTCTGGGGAGCGGTTGCCGGCGCATTGGTGGGCGCGATAGGCATGGCGCTCTGGACAACGCTCAATCCATATGGACCGGCCGGCCTGCCAGTAATGGTAGCGCAGGTGGTCGGTGCGGCCGCATCGGGTCCCGTGGGGTTTATCGCTGCCAAAGCAGACTGGCGTGCGATGAGCAATTTACGACTCCTGCCGTGGTTGGTTCTGGCGGCCATCATCTGCACCCTCGCGTACTATCTGCCTGTGAACGTCGTGGACGCCTGGATTTACCAGCCGTTTTGGCCCCGGTTTGTTGTCAGTATGCTGTGGACGCTGGTGTCACTCGGATTCAACCTGTTGATTTTTCCGTTGCTTTTCGGGGTTACGCGGTTCTTATATCTTCGAGAACATGCCCGATTATGA